The Chlamydiota bacterium genomic sequence CTTGCCGGTGCCGGTCTCCCCCTCGATAAGCACCGAGATGGTCGATCCCGCGGTCTTCTCGATGAGGGCGTACACCGCCTGCATGGCCTTGCTCTCCCCGATGAGCGAGGATCCACCCCACGCGGCCTGCCGCTCGATCTTCAAATAGACGTTCTCGCTCGCGAGCGCCTCCTCGTGCTCCCGCACCCGTGCGTAGAGGAATGCGTTCTCCATCGAGGTCGCGACCTGCCGCGCGAGCGAGGCAAGCACATCCACGTCGAAACCGAAGGGGGGGGGGACGGAGCCGCTGTCGACATAGATCATTCCCAGCGGCGCGCCTTTCCCCTTGAGCGGGATGCAGAGCAGGTACCGAGTGGGGGCGGCCGCGCCGCGCACGCGGGCCTTGCGCAGCGCACGCGGCACCGAGGGGATGGCGATGATCGAGCCCGAGGCCGCGCTTCGACCGGCCATTTCGCGCGCGAACGCAAAGGCGGGACTCTCCCACTGCGCCTCGTCCAATCCGCGTCCCGCCGCCACGGCGGGACGCCGCTCCGCCCCCTCCGCAACGGTCAGGAGGCCGCGCTCAGCCGCGGTGATGCCCATGAACGCGTCCAGCACTTTGGGCAACAGCGCCGGCGGGTCAAGGATGGCCCCGAGCGCCGCGCTCAGCTCGAGGGCCGTGCGGCGCTGGAGGCGCTGGTGGGTCTCCCTCCTGTACCCGATGTACTTCGTGACGGCAAGGTATCCGGCGAATATGGAGAAGAGCGGGTAGAGGGTGGAGATGGTGCGGCGCAGGACGACAAACAAGGCGTAGTCGCAGGCGAGGAACGCCGCCGCGACGCCGAGGAATACGGCCAGTTCGCCGGTCGTCCTCCGTACCAACGGCAACAGGAGGCCGAGCAGGAGGGTGAACGCCACGACACAGGCGGCGGTCAGTCCCGCTCCCCTTATCCGCTGGTCGAGATGAAAGCCGGTGAGGATGTTTTCGACCACGGTCGCCTGGATCTCGATGCTGGAGGTCATTGGGTTGAACGGGCTCACCCTCGATTCGAAGGCGCCCGGGGCGGTCCCGCCCACGAGAACGATCTTGCCCTCGATCCTCTTCCGGTCGAATGTGCCGTCGAGGATGCGCGCGGCGGATAACAACGGAAACCGCCGCCGGGGATCGGCGTAGTTGATGAAATAGAGCGCCTGCGAATCGCACGAGATCCTGTAATCCCCCAGGAGGACCTCCTTCGCCTCCGGACCGTCAAGTATGAGCTGCAGCACCCCCTGCCCCGGAAGCATGCGAAGCACCTCCAGTGCCAGCGAGGGATAGTACCCCCCCTGGGCCTGGATGAGGAGGGGCACCTGGCGTATCGAGCCGTCCAGGGCCGCCATCGCATTGTAGAATCCGACCCCTCGCGCGGCATCGTGGAGAGGCGCCGCATTCGCCTCGACCCCGTACGCCTGGAGGACGTGGGTGACCTCGGCGGGGGGGCCGGACTGGAGGACCGCGTTCACCCTCGATCCCGAGAGCGACGCGACGGCCGACTCGAACGCGGCCTGCGGCTGGTGCCGCGCCTCGTGCTGGTCCAGATAGAAGAAGATGGAGAGGACGGCGCGGTTCGATTCCCGGAGGGCGGCGGCGAGCGCCTCGCTGTCCGATGCGCCGCCCCCCGCGAAGAGCACGTCGAGGCCGATCGCCCTCGGGCGGCACTGCGAGATCGTCTCGACGAGGCGCGCCATCGTTTCGCGGGGCCATGGCCAGCGGGAGACGCCCGCGAGGCTCTCCTTATCGATGGCGACCAGCACGATTGCATCGCTCGGGGCGGACGCCGGACGGAGGCGGAACTTGGCGTCGAGGAGACGCAGGTTGAGCTGCTCGACGAGTGGATTCTTGAAGGGGATGAGGGCACACGAGACCGCCGCGACACAAAGGCCTATCTGCAGCCCTTTCAGCGACAGTCCCCATTTCATCGTCAATCGGGAGGCGGTCTTCTCTGGAATGTGTCGCTTCGGATCGAGGGGGGTTTCGCCGCCGGCGGGGGAGCGGCGACCGCGGCTGAGGCAGGCACGCTGAGATTCCGCGGATTGAGCGGACCGTCGCCGGAAACCACCGTCTGGGGGCTGACGC encodes the following:
- a CDS encoding sigma 54-interacting transcriptional regulator; this encodes MKWGLSLKGLQIGLCVAAVSCALIPFKNPLVEQLNLRLLDAKFRLRPASAPSDAIVLVAIDKESLAGVSRWPWPRETMARLVETISQCRPRAIGLDVLFAGGGASDSEALAAALRESNRAVLSIFFYLDQHEARHQPQAAFESAVASLSGSRVNAVLQSGPPAEVTHVLQAYGVEANAAPLHDAARGVGFYNAMAALDGSIRQVPLLIQAQGGYYPSLALEVLRMLPGQGVLQLILDGPEAKEVLLGDYRISCDSQALYFINYADPRRRFPLLSAARILDGTFDRKRIEGKIVLVGGTAPGAFESRVSPFNPMTSSIEIQATVVENILTGFHLDQRIRGAGLTAACVVAFTLLLGLLLPLVRRTTGELAVFLGVAAAFLACDYALFVVLRRTISTLYPLFSIFAGYLAVTKYIGYRRETHQRLQRRTALELSAALGAILDPPALLPKVLDAFMGITAAERGLLTVAEGAERRPAVAAGRGLDEAQWESPAFAFAREMAGRSAASGSIIAIPSVPRALRKARVRGAAAPTRYLLCIPLKGKGAPLGMIYVDSGSVPPPFGFDVDVLASLARQVATSMENAFLYARVREHEEALASENVYLKIERQAAWGGSSLIGESKAMQAVYALIEKTAGSTISVLIEGETGTGKELIARSIHALSTRRAQLFVAQNCSALPESLLESELFGHVRGAFTGAAQDKKGLLELAHGGTVFLDEVADMSAGLQAKLLRVLQEGSLRPVGGVEERRVDLRIISATNKNLEEEVAAGRFREDLFYRLNAIVIHVPPLRQREGDLDLLVPHLIERFSRKLDKRVQGISREAMVCLRNYPFPGNIRELENEIERAVLLAPEGGTIESRSLSEKITGLPRGEFPAEVSAAPGVNLKEAIALVQRTWIVRALTDSGGNKSRAAEELGVSRRGLDEMIRRLDIRI